The Zingiber officinale cultivar Zhangliang chromosome 2A, Zo_v1.1, whole genome shotgun sequence genomic sequence ttatttaataaACATAATCATATTTTACTATCATAAAATTTGTAACATTGAAATAAAGATAATATTGGGATACACGAGGCAGCTTTTGATAATTAATAAAAAGATGCATTTTTAACTATCCTTATGAAAAGGGAcgccttttaattttttttaccttatatatatatatatatatatatatatataaactaagtCTTAAACTTAGATTAGTatgaaaaatttctaataatataTAGCACCGAACTGTAGATCACTGGTTAATATGTTTATGAAGATTATTAATAaatcttagaattatttttaatattaatagaaAAAGGATATTAaggtatatatattttattttggattcattaaaattaattagtaaaaaaaaaatttaataaaattataagatagtaaaagatattatatatatatatatatatatactaattaATCACATTTCTTATTTATACCATCCTAGCTGTTTTTCAAATATCATTTGCTTAACATAATAGAAAACAAATAATATCTCATAAAAGATAAATTATTAAAACTAGATTAAACAACTGTATAAATTATATAcgtcaaataaaatatattattgaaATCACTCATCATCTATTCCATATTAATTTTAAACGAGTATAAAGATAACTACTtgctatattttatatttcataaaCCAAATTAAGTAACATTTAATTCTATTTTATCTATGTTATGTAAGTCACAAAATGCTTTCAAAAAATTCtatattttaaaacatttattaTTCACTGCTCACATTGTAAAATAattctattttaatattaataaaattttatgggAATTTTATAGATTATCTTATAAATATCAGTAAATAATTTGAGGTTTCCATAAAAAGAGTATTTTAAACCAGAGGATAATTCTAAATCCGCGACGCCGACCGGATCAAGGACGACGGAAACCCCTGGCGATACGGAAGGGCAATTTGGTCTTTTCAGTCATCGCGGTCCGCGGTCATGTCTCAAATCTGTGTACTGATCGATAGCTGTTTCTGGGATGGGGGAGAGCGGAAGAGTTCGGCTCGAGACGGCACTGTCAGCTGTGCATGGTATGGTGGTGGTCGTAGAGCAAAACAAGCAGTTTTCTCGACGACAGGCAGTTCGATGGCCCCTGGTTTTGCTCCCCCCTTTCGACCTTTATACTCCCCCGATCCCACCGCACCGAATTTCCATTCTTTCCTGCTGTTTCGGCGGATCCCGACCCTTTCCCCGACGTTTTCTTCGGCGATTTTGACTTTTTGTTGCTTGTCCGTCGAGATTCGATTACCTGGAGCCGGTAAAGTTGCGGTTTTGGGAGGCTCCCGGTGCGAGGAACTTGAGTTCTAGGGTTGGGGTGCTTTGGGATCGATGAAAGTAGAGGCGAAGTACGCGGAGGAGGATGAGGTGCGGAAGAGGAAGGGGGAGAGAGCGGAGGGGAAGAGGAACGGGGTGAAGCCGCTGCGAAAGCAGGCGTGCGAGCGGAGGATCCGGAGGCGGGTGCAGCCCGCTTCGACGACGATCCAGCGTCTGTTCTTGGCGTGCAAGACGGTGTTCAAGGGCGGCCCTGGGACCGTGCCCGAACCCAAAGACGTCGAAATGCTGCAGCATCTCTTAGGTATCGGTCCCCCTCCACTCATCATCTCCTCGAATGATCTCGATTCGATCTGATAGAGCCTCAACTCGCTACCGTAGCTAAATTCGTTTGGGAAGTTAGTATCTGGATTGATCTGTGTAATTTTATCCATCTTTGTTCCATGTTTAGAACACAGTTGATTTTGATCAATTATAGATGCTCTTCTTTGCTAGCATCTAATGTGTCTACATCTTGGCTACTTGAAAAAGAAGGCTAGTAGTACTGTGAGGGATAATTCATACTTGTTTTGATCTTGTTGAAGCTTTGGCTGCATCAACATTCTAGATGATCCTCACAGACTTATATCTTGCACGATTGCTTACATTGAGTCAGTCTTCTTTGCTTGATTGAGTTAAGATTTTAGAACTATCTCTATTCCTTTCTTAGTTGTTTATCTTAATCGATGAGGTTGAATTATAAGGAATTTTGTCATGTTCTTTTATTAACTGTTGATCTTCGTCTGAAGTGGATGATAACTAGGTGTCTAGGAGAGTGAAAGTCTCATCACTGGCATTCAGAAATCTTGTCGACAATTTCATTCAACCAAATTTTATTTGCTCACCTTATTATTTCACAAATAGATCAGATATAGTCTCCAGATATTGAATATGAAGCAGTGTttgcaggttttttttttttggggtttGTTCTTACTTGGAAATAATTATATATTTGGGAGGCCATGTTTAACTTATTAATAATTGTTTTCCAGATACAATGCGACCGGAAGATGTTGGGCTAAGCACAGATACACTTCTCAAGCTTAAAGGTCCTTCAAAAGGGACCCCAAGGATCACATATGCAGTAATATACAAGTGTGACAACTTTTCGGTAAGATTCAGTAACTATAATCCAGTATTAGGAATATGTCTATAAACATCTGACAATATAAAAATTGTACTATATACGAAAACACTTCACTGTGAACTTTTCTGGTGCGCTTTGATTGAATTTTGTTTCTTTGCAGATTTGTATATTCATCTTGCCACCAAGAGCAGTTATTCCTCTTCATAACCACCCTGGAATGACTGTCTTTAGCAAACTATTACTTGGATCCATGCATATAAAATCGTATGATTGGCTTGACCCTGATGAATCAAATAACCTCACCTCTTCATCTAAAAGTAAGATTTTTCTTATGACTACATTtcattcatttttaaaatttttttgcatTACCAATTGCTTACCTGATGGACAACGTATGATGCATTTTGCAGTGAGACCAGCAAAGGTGGTCCTTGATTCGGATTTTACATCTTCATGTGACACATCTATTCTTTATCCTACAACTGGCGGGAACATTCATACCTTCACAGCCATCACAACCTCTGCTGTGATTGATGTTCAAGGCCCCCCTTACTCGAAAGAAGAGGATCGTGACATTACATACTACCGGGATCATCCCTACTGGAAATATCCAAGTAAGCAGTTGTTTAAGGAGTTGCTTCATGCTTAGC encodes the following:
- the LOC122042482 gene encoding plant cysteine oxidase 2-like isoform X2, with protein sequence MGESGRVRLETALSAVHDTMRPEDVGLSTDTLLKLKGPSKGTPRITYAVIYKCDNFSICIFILPPRAVIPLHNHPGMTVFSKLLLGSMHIKSYDWLDPDESNNLTSSSKMRPAKVVLDSDFTSSCDTSILYPTTGGNIHTFTAITTSAVIDVQGPPYSKEEDRDITYYRDHPYWKYPNGVPAGNGVMDDSLGWLEVVDIAEDLMMDGVQYLGPQVIDV
- the LOC122042482 gene encoding plant cysteine oxidase 2-like isoform X1, translating into MKVEAKYAEEDEVRKRKGERAEGKRNGVKPLRKQACERRIRRRVQPASTTIQRLFLACKTVFKGGPGTVPEPKDVEMLQHLLDTMRPEDVGLSTDTLLKLKGPSKGTPRITYAVIYKCDNFSICIFILPPRAVIPLHNHPGMTVFSKLLLGSMHIKSYDWLDPDESNNLTSSSKMRPAKVVLDSDFTSSCDTSILYPTTGGNIHTFTAITTSAVIDVQGPPYSKEEDRDITYYRDHPYWKYPNGVPAGNGVMDDSLGWLEVVDIAEDLMMDGVQYLGPQVIDV